A window of Solanum stenotomum isolate F172 chromosome 3, ASM1918654v1, whole genome shotgun sequence contains these coding sequences:
- the LOC125860573 gene encoding inositol hexakisphosphate and diphosphoinositol-pentakisphosphate kinase VIP1-like isoform X3, which produces MELNDGKKIKIGVCVMEKKVKSGPEVFSAPMGQILDRLNSFGEFQVVHFGDKVILNDPIQSWPCCDCLIAFHSTGYPLDKVEQYAALRKPFLVNELEPQHLLHDRRKVYEHLEMFGIPVPRYACVNREVPYQQLDYFEEEDDFVQVHGNRFWKPFVEKPVDGDDHRIMIYYPSSAGSGMKELFRKVGNRSSEFHPDVRRVRREGSYIYEEFMPTGGTDVKVYTVGPEYAHAEARKSPVVDGVVMRNPDGKEVRYPVLLTPSEKQMAREVCIAFRQAVCGFDLLRCEGRSYVCDVNGWSFVKNSYKYYDDAACVLRKMFLDAKAPHLSSRIPPTLPWKVNEPVQPSEGLTRQGSGLIGTFGQSEELRCVIAIIRHGDRTPKQKVKFKVTEEKLLNLMLKYNGGKPRSETKLKSAVQLQDLLDATRALVPRTRPGRGSDSEAEDFEHAEKLRQVKAVLEEGGHFSGIYRKVQLKPLQWVKVPKSNGEGEEERPTEALMVLKYGGVLTHAGRKQAEELGRYFRNDIYPGEGTGLLRLHSTYRHDLKIYSSDEGRVQMSAAAFAKGLLDLEGQLTPILVSLVSKDSSMLDGLANASVEIKEAKARLNDIITSGPKTSGSSEKPWMVDGGGLPPNASELMPKLVKLTKMVTEQVKLLAKYEDEELAETSSYDVIPPYDQAKALGKTNIDVDRIAAGLPCGSEGFLLMYVRWRKLERDLYNERKDRYDITQIPDVYDSCKYDRVHNSHLKLEDLDELFEVAKLLADGVIPNEYGINPKQKLKIGSKIARRLLGKILIDLRNTREEALSIADLKSSQDHDSAVNETGNEDTEYHPKLNNRSDHNLKKRGSFTSEKSTDQDDDEDKETKYRLDPKYANVRTPERHVRTRLYFTSESHIHSLMNVIRYCNLDESLHGEAGLVCDNALDRMFRTKELDYMSHIVLRMFENTE; this is translated from the exons ATGGAATTGAATGATGGGAAGAAGATAAAGATAGGGGTTTGTGTAATGGAAAAGAAGGTGAAAAGCGGCCCGGAG GTATTTTCTGCTCCCATGGGACAGATTCTTGATAGATTAAACTCATTTGGCGAATTTCAG GTAGTGCATTTTGGGGACAAAGTTATTCTCAACGATCCAATTCAGAG CTGGCCCTGTTGTGATTGCTTGATTGCCTTCCATTCCACTGGATATCCTTTGGACAAGGTTGAACAATATGCTGCATTGAGAAA GCCTTTCCTTGTCAATGAATTGGAGCCCCAACACCTTCTTCATGATCGCAGAAAAGTATATGAG CATCTAGAGATGTTTGGGATCCCGGTTCCCAGATATGCTTGCGTTAATAGAGAAGTGCCTTATCAACAACTGGATTATTTTGAGGAAGAAGATGACTTTGTCCAAGTTCATGGGAATCGCTTTTGGAAACCTTTTGTGGAAAAGCCTGTTGACG GTGATGATCACAGAATAATGATATATTACCCTAGTTCAGCAGGCAGCGGAATGAAGGAATTGTTCCGAAag gTTGGTAACCGCTCAAGTGAGTTCCATCCAGATGTTAGAAGAGTGAGACGTGAAGGATCATACATATACGAAGAATTCATGCCTACAGGAGGAACAGATGTTAAG GTGTATACTGTTGGCCCAGAATATGCACATGCAGAGGCAAGGAAATCTCCGGTTGTTGATGGAGTTGTGATGAGAAATCCTGATGGAAAAGAA GTCAGGTATCCTGTTCTATTAACCCCTTCAGAGAAGCAAATGGCAAGAGAAGTTTGCATAGCTTTCAGGCAAGCT GTTTGTGGCTTTGATCTGTTGCGTTGTGAGGGGCGTTCTTATGTTTGTGATGTGAATGGCTGGAGCTTTGTGAAGAACTCTTACAA GTACTATGATGATGCGGCGTGTGTGTTGAGGAAGATGTTTCTAGATGCAAAAGCTCCACATCTTTCATCCAGGATACCACCAACTTTACCATGGAAGGTTAATGAACCTGTTCAGCCTTCTGAGGGACTAACACGTCAAGGAAGTGGGCTTATTGGCACATTTGGACAATCAGAGGAGCTTCGATGTGTAATTGCGATTATTCGGCA TGGTGATAGAACTCCAAAACAGAAAGTGAAGTTCAAGGTCACTGAGGAAAAGCTCTTAAATTTGATGTTAAAATATAATGGGGGAAAACCAAGATCTGAG ACAAAGCTTAAGAGTGCCGTGCAATTGCAAGATCTTTTGGATGCCACCAGAGCTCTAGTACCACGTACTAG ACCTGGTAGGGGAAGTGATAGTGAAGCAGAAGATTTTGAGCATGCTGAGAAGCTACGTCAAGTTAAAGCAGTTCTTGAGGAG GGGGGACATTTTTCTGGGATCTATAGAAAAGTTCAGCTAAAGCCACTACAGTGGGTTAAAGTGCCCAAATCTAATGGTGAAGGTGAAGAAGAAAGACCTACTGAAGCTCTTATGGTTCTAAAATATGGAGGTGTTCTCACTCATGCTGGAAGAAAGCAG GCTGAAGAGCTTGGAAGATACTTCCGTAATGACATATATCCAG GTGAAGGTACTGGCCTACTTCGTCTCCATAGTACATATCGTCATGACTTAAAGATATACAGCTCAGATGAGGGTCGTGTGCag ATGTCCGCCGCTGCATTTGCCAAAGGTCTACTTGACTTGGAAGGACAATTGACACCTATCCTG GTATCACTGGTTAGCAAGGATTCATCTATGCTGGATGGACTTGCCAATGCCAGTGTTGAGATAAAAGAAGCAAAG GCGAGGTTGAATGACATAATTACTTCTGGACCAAAGACTAGTGGATCTTCAGAAAAGCCTTGGATGGTTGATGGAGGTGGACTCCCACCTAATGCATCTGAACTTATGCCCAAGTTG GTGAAATTGACTAAGATGGTGACAGAACAAGTGAAGCTGCTTGCTAAGTATGAAGATGAAGAACTCGCAGAGACAAGTTCCTATGATGTGATTCCTCCGTATGATCAAGCTAAAGCACTTGGTAAAACAAATATAGATGTTGATCGTATTGCTGCAGGCTTACCTTGTGGCAGTGAGGGATTTCTACTCATGTATGTGCGTTGGAGAAAACTTGAGAGAGATTTATATAATGAACGGAAAGA TCGTTATGATATCACTCAAATTCCAGATGTTTATGACTCTTGCAA GTATGATCGTGTGCACAACTCACATCTAAAGCTAGAGGATTTGGATGAACTCTTTGAAGTTGCAAAG CTCCTCGCAGACGGTGTTATTCCCAATGAGTATGGGATCAATCCAAAGCAGAAGCTGAAGATTGGATCAAAA ATTGCTCGCCGATTGTTGGGGAAAATTTTGATTGATCTGAGGAATACTCGGGAAGAAGCTCTAAGCATTGCTGACTTGAAGAGTAGTCAAGACCACGATTCAGCAGTGAATGAGACGGGTAATGAAGATACAGAATATCATCCCAAGCTTAACAATAGGAGTGATCACAACCTTAAAAAAAGAGGTAGCTTCACCAGTGAAAAATCAACAGACCAGGATGATGATGAGGACAAAGAGACCAAGTACCGGTTAGATCCAAA GTATGCAAATGTGAGGACACCAGAAAGACATGTGCGGACACGCCTTTACTTTACATCA